In the genome of Desulfofarcimen acetoxidans DSM 771, one region contains:
- the priA gene encoding replication restart helicase PriA: protein MSEQVYAEIVVDVPVRNVDRVFSYIVPADLFPAIKFGMRVIVPFAGRKVTGYVVGFSGITQVSQEKLKPVLAVLDNEPVITEELWTLARWMKAYYLCTLAQALKCMVSPAVRVKAAGSYTGLWIGFADNQLAQVLAKLNRSPKQSAVIKAAAGQPGLSPKALADQVGVSSATVSALVGKGLLQARTTSVRRNPYPIKPTGIPGPVLTPEQAYCAGEIIRAIESSQSQVFALHGITGSGKTEIYLNVIARALVLGRKTLITVPEIALTGQMVNTFKERYGDTVAVLHSALSAGERYDEWQRIRNGDSKIVLGTRSAVFAPLSGPGLLIIDEEHEAAYKQDDQARYHAREVALQRAKLSGAVVILGSATMSLESYCRAQKEGPYRYLSIENRIEQKPLPQIKTIDLRAETHKGNPGIFSLALLQKIEEKIRLKEQTILFINRRGFSPIVICRDCGFVLKCPHCDISLTYHSDLTLRCHYCNYISPVINKCSNCASEQLRFAGTGTQKVEEEIRHIFPSAGVLRMDADTTSRKGAHAEILKNFLDGKADILIGTQMLAKGLNLPNVTLVGVINADTTLHMPDFRAAEKTFQLLTQVAGRAGRGEKPGEVIIQTYNPEHYSIKAALNNSYKDFYAQEMIIRRELGYPPFSRLIRIILSSTQSALVQSGAFLLKECLLEAQRDFNPHGPDILGPAPAPLHKIKEKYRWQIVLKGKQALILRQLAAKGIDIFESRQGNRLLSIIVDVEPQNMM, encoded by the coding sequence ATGTCAGAACAGGTTTATGCCGAAATAGTAGTAGATGTTCCGGTGCGCAATGTGGACCGGGTTTTTAGTTATATAGTACCGGCAGATCTTTTTCCGGCAATTAAATTTGGCATGAGGGTTATTGTTCCTTTTGCCGGTCGTAAAGTTACCGGTTATGTTGTCGGTTTTTCTGGCATTACACAGGTATCTCAAGAAAAGCTGAAGCCTGTTCTGGCAGTCCTGGATAATGAACCGGTTATAACAGAGGAATTATGGACTTTAGCCCGTTGGATGAAAGCTTATTATTTATGCACCTTGGCCCAGGCGCTAAAATGTATGGTTTCTCCCGCTGTAAGGGTTAAAGCTGCCGGAAGCTATACAGGCTTGTGGATCGGTTTTGCCGATAACCAACTGGCACAAGTACTCGCCAAGCTTAACCGCTCGCCTAAACAGTCGGCGGTAATTAAAGCGGCGGCGGGCCAGCCTGGTTTATCACCCAAGGCACTGGCTGACCAGGTGGGGGTATCTTCAGCAACTGTCAGCGCGCTTGTCGGCAAAGGCTTGCTGCAAGCCAGGACAACTTCTGTAAGGAGAAATCCTTATCCAATTAAACCTACGGGGATTCCTGGCCCTGTTTTGACGCCGGAACAGGCTTACTGTGCCGGAGAAATTATTCGGGCCATTGAGTCTTCCCAGAGCCAGGTTTTTGCTTTACACGGCATCACCGGCAGCGGCAAAACCGAAATTTATTTGAACGTAATAGCACGGGCTCTGGTCTTAGGGCGTAAAACACTTATAACCGTGCCTGAAATAGCCCTGACCGGCCAAATGGTAAACACCTTTAAGGAAAGATACGGTGATACGGTAGCTGTTTTACATAGCGCTTTATCCGCCGGGGAAAGGTATGATGAGTGGCAAAGAATCAGGAACGGGGACAGTAAAATAGTATTGGGTACCCGCTCAGCAGTTTTTGCTCCCTTATCCGGTCCCGGTTTACTGATTATTGATGAGGAGCACGAAGCAGCTTATAAACAAGATGATCAAGCCAGGTATCATGCCAGAGAAGTAGCCCTGCAAAGAGCTAAATTAAGCGGAGCGGTGGTTATTTTGGGCAGCGCCACAATGTCGCTGGAATCTTATTGTCGTGCTCAGAAGGAGGGCCCCTACCGCTATTTGTCAATAGAAAACAGGATAGAGCAAAAACCCCTGCCGCAAATCAAAACAATTGATTTGCGCGCTGAAACACACAAGGGCAATCCGGGCATTTTTAGTCTGGCTTTACTGCAGAAAATTGAGGAAAAAATCAGATTAAAAGAACAGACTATTTTGTTTATTAACAGAAGAGGCTTTTCCCCTATAGTTATATGCCGTGACTGCGGTTTTGTTTTAAAATGCCCGCATTGCGATATATCGCTTACTTATCACAGTGATTTGACACTGCGCTGTCATTACTGCAATTACATCAGTCCGGTTATTAATAAATGCAGTAACTGTGCTTCAGAACAACTGAGATTTGCCGGTACCGGGACGCAAAAAGTTGAAGAAGAAATAAGACATATTTTCCCCTCTGCCGGTGTCTTGCGAATGGATGCTGATACTACTTCCCGTAAAGGTGCACACGCTGAAATATTGAAAAATTTTTTGGACGGGAAAGCAGATATTCTTATTGGCACTCAAATGCTGGCCAAAGGTTTGAACTTACCTAATGTTACACTGGTCGGAGTTATTAATGCTGATACTACTTTGCATATGCCTGATTTTAGGGCAGCCGAAAAGACTTTTCAACTGTTGACTCAGGTTGCGGGACGGGCAGGTCGTGGTGAGAAACCCGGGGAGGTAATCATCCAGACTTATAATCCCGAGCATTACAGTATAAAAGCCGCGCTAAATAACAGTTATAAGGACTTTTATGCACAGGAAATGATTATACGGCGGGAGTTGGGCTATCCGCCTTTTTCCCGTTTAATCAGAATTATACTTTCCTCTACTCAGTCAGCACTTGTGCAGAGCGGTGCTTTTTTATTAAAAGAATGTTTGCTGGAGGCTCAAAGAGATTTTAACCCTCATGGACCCGATATATTAGGACCGGCGCCGGCGCCACTGCATAAAATAAAAGAGAAGTACCGCTGGCAAATCGTTTTAAAAGGAAAACAGGCTTTGATCCTTCGCCAGCTGGCAGCAAAAGGGATCGACATTTTTGAGAGCCGGCAAGGAAACAGGTTGCTTTCAATTATTGTTGACGTTGAGCCGCAAAACATGATGTGA
- the fmt gene encoding methionyl-tRNA formyltransferase: MKTVFMGSPDFAVPSLEKLYKMGFDIAGVVTQPDRPKGRGKKLLPTPVKIFAQSAGLKIFQPEKIKTPEFIRLLRNLSPQVIVVVAFGQLLSPELLQIPQFGCINVHASLLPKYRGAAPIHRAVINGEKVTGVTTMYMDEGLDTGDMILSQELPVEKQDTVGMVHDRLAVLGAEVLERTLQLVDDGEAPRQKQQDSSATYAPLLTKADEIINWHSSAREICNHIRGMNPWPGTCTYLDGQVIKIWQATYGKRLVDAIGLPGQVMASDAGGIIIQAGQDQVCIKELQLQCCKRMMTADFLRGKQIPEGRCLGD; encoded by the coding sequence ATGAAAACTGTTTTTATGGGCAGCCCGGATTTTGCCGTACCTTCTCTGGAAAAACTATATAAAATGGGCTTTGATATCGCAGGTGTGGTGACCCAACCTGACCGGCCCAAAGGCAGGGGTAAAAAATTGCTGCCGACTCCGGTAAAAATATTTGCCCAGTCTGCCGGATTAAAAATATTTCAACCTGAAAAGATAAAAACACCGGAATTTATCCGGCTGCTTAGAAATTTAAGTCCTCAGGTAATAGTTGTGGTAGCCTTCGGCCAGCTGCTCTCACCGGAGCTGCTGCAAATACCGCAATTCGGCTGTATTAACGTACATGCCTCCTTGCTGCCTAAATACCGTGGTGCTGCACCAATTCACCGGGCAGTGATCAACGGAGAAAAAGTTACAGGTGTAACCACTATGTATATGGACGAAGGTCTGGATACGGGTGATATGATACTCAGTCAAGAACTGCCGGTAGAAAAACAGGATACTGTGGGCATGGTTCATGATCGCTTGGCTGTCCTGGGAGCTGAGGTCTTGGAGAGGACTTTACAACTGGTGGATGATGGCGAGGCCCCCCGGCAGAAACAGCAGGACAGCAGTGCCACCTATGCGCCGCTATTAACCAAAGCAGATGAAATCATTAACTGGCACAGCAGTGCCAGAGAAATCTGCAATCATATCCGGGGAATGAACCCCTGGCCGGGAACCTGTACTTATCTGGATGGCCAGGTAATAAAAATTTGGCAGGCAACGTACGGGAAGAGGCTGGTTGATGCAATAGGATTACCCGGACAGGTTATGGCATCAGATGCGGGGGGAATTATCATTCAGGCCGGCCAGGATCAGGTTTGTATTAAAGAACTGCAGTTACAGTGCTGCAAGAGAATGATGACGGCTGATTTTTTAAGAGGCAAACAAATTCCGGAAGGAAGGTGTCTGGGGGACTGA
- a CDS encoding YicC/YloC family endoribonuclease, with translation MLKSMTGFGHGEAYVQGRKFVIELKAVNHRYLDIVVRLPRMLNFLEDRVRKQIQSAIARGRVDIFFAMEQLAEKNAAVKVDKALGASYHKAIKELQTDLQLTGQINVIDIAQFPDVLVLQEIEEDVESWWPVVQQALTEALDSLRQMREAEGRQLEQDIACRINKISSIKNEIKEIAPQVVEDYRLRLSRQLSDWLGDNIPDPVRVAGEIALFADRSNITEEIVRLESHLKQVDACLAGNEPVGRKLDFIVQEMNREINTVASKANNVEISKLVVDVKSELEKVREQIQNVE, from the coding sequence TTGCTGAAAAGCATGACCGGTTTTGGACATGGTGAGGCTTACGTACAAGGTCGTAAGTTTGTCATAGAACTAAAAGCTGTTAATCACCGTTATTTAGATATTGTAGTTAGATTGCCCAGGATGCTTAATTTTTTAGAGGATAGAGTCAGAAAGCAGATTCAGTCAGCTATAGCCAGGGGACGTGTAGATATATTTTTTGCTATGGAACAATTGGCAGAAAAAAATGCAGCGGTAAAAGTTGACAAAGCTTTAGGGGCATCGTATCATAAGGCAATAAAAGAACTGCAGACAGACCTGCAGTTAACAGGACAGATTAATGTTATTGATATTGCGCAATTTCCTGATGTTTTGGTTTTGCAGGAAATAGAAGAGGATGTTGAATCCTGGTGGCCGGTAGTACAGCAAGCATTGACCGAAGCACTGGATAGCCTGCGGCAAATGCGAGAGGCTGAAGGCAGGCAGCTGGAACAAGACATTGCCTGCCGTATCAATAAAATTAGCAGCATAAAAAATGAAATTAAAGAAATTGCTCCGCAGGTGGTGGAAGATTATCGACTGAGATTAAGCAGGCAATTATCAGACTGGTTGGGAGATAATATACCTGACCCGGTTCGTGTTGCCGGGGAAATAGCCTTGTTTGCCGACCGTTCCAACATTACAGAGGAAATTGTCAGGTTGGAGAGTCATCTCAAACAAGTTGACGCTTGTCTGGCTGGAAACGAACCGGTTGGCAGGAAACTTGATTTCATAGTACAAGAAATGAACCGGGAGATCAATACTGTTGCCTCAAAGGCAAACAATGTGGAAATAAGTAAATTAGTGGTAGATGTGAAAAGCGAATTAGAAAAAGTAAGAGAACAAATACAAAATGTAGAATAA
- the def gene encoding peptide deformylase, with protein sequence MAIYNIVEVGDPVLRQKANPVKNINSSIHKLLKNMADTMYDAKGVGLAAPQIGISKRVVVVDIGEGLLELINPRIIKASGQETDTEGCLSIPGTLGQVPRASKIQVQALNRNGEQVEYHVKGFMARAVQHELDHLDGILFIDKAESLRKQFEDVVLENKAKAKG encoded by the coding sequence TTGGCAATATATAATATTGTTGAAGTTGGCGATCCTGTACTCAGACAAAAGGCTAACCCGGTAAAAAATATAAACTCCAGTATTCATAAATTATTAAAAAATATGGCTGACACTATGTATGACGCTAAGGGTGTGGGTCTGGCCGCTCCACAGATTGGCATATCTAAGCGGGTTGTGGTTGTTGACATAGGTGAGGGGCTCTTGGAGTTGATTAATCCCAGGATAATCAAAGCCAGCGGACAGGAAACTGATACTGAGGGTTGCTTGAGCATACCCGGAACACTGGGACAGGTACCGCGTGCCTCTAAAATTCAAGTGCAGGCACTTAACAGAAATGGGGAGCAGGTCGAGTATCATGTGAAGGGATTTATGGCTCGGGCCGTGCAGCATGAGCTCGATCATTTGGATGGCATTTTATTTATTGATAAAGCAGAAAGTTTAAGAAAACAATTTGAAGATGTTGTTTTGGAAAACAAAGCAAAAGCAAAAGGTTAA
- the remA gene encoding extracellular matrix/biofilm regulator RemA has protein sequence MDIKLINIGFGNIVSANRIVAIVSPESAPIKRIITEARDRGMLIDATYGRRTRAVIVTDSDHVILSAVQPETVANRLTSKDSQTVLDDPEA, from the coding sequence ATGGATATAAAACTTATTAATATAGGCTTTGGCAACATTGTTTCCGCTAATAGGATTGTAGCTATTGTTAGCCCGGAATCTGCACCGATTAAAAGGATTATCACAGAAGCGCGTGACAGGGGCATGTTGATTGACGCAACTTATGGCAGGCGGACAAGAGCTGTTATAGTGACTGACAGTGATCATGTAATACTTTCAGCTGTACAGCCGGAAACTGTAGCTAATCGCTTGACTTCTAAGGACTCTCAAACAGTTCTGGACGATCCGGAGGCTTAG
- a CDS encoding pyridoxal phosphate-dependent aminotransferase produces MRLSYRAARISPSPTLSIDAQAKKMKAEGEKVVNFGVGEPDFDTPEHIKAAAVEAIQAGLTKYTPVAGIEPLKKAIVNKLKVDNKLDFQTNQIVVSSGAKHSLYNTFQVLCQEGDEVILPAPYWVSYMEQIKLTGAVPRIIEAREENGYKITPEEFSRAVNEKTRAVLINSPSNPTGAVYTRAELEALGEIIVKHNITVISDEIYEKLIYDNLEHISIASLSSELKELTIIINGVSKAYAMTGWRIGYAAAPVQIAKAMSDLQSHATSNASSIAQAASVAAIQGNQQPLETMRVEFAKRRDYMLQRLQAIPGVKCEKPGGAFYLFPDISGYFGKSYKSRIINSSTDLAELLLQEVKVALVPGIAFGCDKNFRLSYATSMENIKEGLDRIADFLVKIN; encoded by the coding sequence ATGAGGTTGTCATACCGGGCTGCCCGAATCAGCCCGTCACCGACTCTGTCAATTGACGCTCAGGCAAAAAAGATGAAAGCAGAGGGTGAAAAAGTAGTTAACTTTGGTGTCGGGGAGCCTGACTTTGATACTCCTGAACACATAAAAGCTGCCGCTGTTGAGGCTATACAAGCAGGGCTGACCAAGTATACACCGGTAGCCGGTATTGAGCCTTTGAAAAAAGCCATAGTGAACAAGCTAAAAGTGGATAACAAGCTTGATTTTCAGACCAATCAAATTGTAGTTTCTTCAGGCGCGAAACACTCTCTTTACAATACCTTTCAGGTTTTATGCCAGGAAGGTGATGAGGTAATCTTACCTGCTCCTTACTGGGTAAGTTACATGGAACAAATAAAATTAACCGGAGCTGTCCCACGTATTATTGAGGCCAGAGAGGAAAACGGTTATAAAATCACACCCGAAGAATTCAGCAGAGCTGTTAATGAAAAAACCAGAGCGGTATTAATCAACAGCCCCAGTAATCCTACCGGGGCTGTATATACCCGGGCAGAGCTGGAGGCGTTGGGTGAAATTATAGTCAAGCATAACATAACGGTTATATCAGACGAAATTTATGAAAAACTGATTTATGACAACCTTGAACATATAAGCATTGCCTCACTAAGCTCCGAATTAAAGGAATTGACCATTATAATAAACGGTGTTTCCAAAGCTTATGCCATGACCGGCTGGCGCATAGGCTATGCTGCCGCTCCGGTGCAAATAGCCAAAGCCATGTCCGATCTGCAGAGTCATGCAACCTCCAATGCTTCTTCCATTGCCCAGGCAGCAAGTGTGGCAGCCATCCAGGGCAATCAACAGCCGTTGGAAACCATGAGAGTTGAGTTTGCTAAAAGACGTGACTATATGCTGCAGCGTTTACAGGCTATACCGGGTGTAAAATGTGAAAAGCCGGGCGGGGCTTTTTACCTGTTTCCTGATATCAGCGGATATTTCGGCAAATCTTATAAGAGTCGAATAATCAATTCCTCCACTGACCTTGCTGAATTGCTCCTGCAAGAAGTTAAAGTTGCTCTTGTGCCGGGTATTGCCTTTGGCTGTGATAAAAATTTCCGGCTTTCTTATGCTACTTCCATGGAGAACATTAAAGAAGGCCTGGATCGCATCGCGGATTTTTTAGTAAAAATTAATTAA
- the coaBC gene encoding bifunctional phosphopantothenoylcysteine decarboxylase/phosphopantothenate--cysteine ligase CoaBC: MPSGRAITIGVTGGIAAYKAADIVSYLTKNGADVHVVMTDSAQKFISPLTLATLCGKPVYTNLFDIPEHGGIPHIELATRSQLLAVVPATANIIAKAAQGLADDLLSTVLLAANCPVLICPAMNTNMYANSVVRQNISRLKERGFLFVEPGTGRLACGTEGQGRLADLDIIYEEINRALTVKKDLAGVRVLITAGATREDIDPVRFITNKSTGKMGYALAQAARDRGAEVTLVSGVSHLKPPHDLEFIPVVSAIDMYHAVLQRFHLTDVVIKAAAVADYRPKSAAEHKIKKGTGELVLEMSRNPDILLELGQKKKAGQILVGFAAESQDLLENAAQKVQKKKLDFLVANDITLPDAGFGTETNIAALVYPDCEPLCLPKMDKIKLAHRILDEVVGIRKSSPID, encoded by the coding sequence ATGCCGTCGGGCAGGGCTATTACAATCGGTGTAACGGGTGGAATTGCAGCCTATAAAGCAGCTGATATCGTAAGTTATTTAACAAAAAACGGGGCAGATGTTCATGTTGTTATGACTGATTCGGCACAAAAGTTTATCAGTCCTTTAACACTGGCTACACTTTGCGGCAAGCCTGTTTATACAAATTTATTTGATATTCCGGAGCATGGCGGTATCCCTCATATTGAGCTGGCAACTCGCTCTCAATTGCTGGCGGTTGTTCCGGCTACAGCTAACATTATTGCCAAAGCAGCGCAGGGACTGGCGGATGATTTACTTTCCACTGTCTTGCTGGCAGCTAACTGTCCGGTTCTTATATGCCCGGCCATGAATACTAACATGTATGCCAATTCTGTTGTCCGGCAAAATATCAGCCGGTTAAAAGAACGAGGTTTCTTGTTTGTTGAACCGGGAACCGGCAGATTGGCCTGCGGTACAGAGGGACAAGGCAGGCTGGCTGATCTTGACATAATATACGAGGAGATTAACCGGGCTTTAACCGTTAAAAAAGATTTAGCGGGTGTTAGAGTTTTAATAACTGCCGGAGCTACCAGGGAGGATATTGATCCGGTAAGGTTTATTACTAATAAAAGTACAGGTAAAATGGGGTATGCCTTGGCCCAGGCCGCTCGTGACCGTGGTGCCGAGGTAACTCTGGTCAGTGGCGTCAGCCACTTAAAACCGCCGCACGACCTGGAGTTCATTCCCGTTGTTTCGGCAATAGATATGTATCATGCCGTGTTGCAGCGTTTTCACTTGACTGATGTGGTGATTAAAGCTGCAGCGGTAGCTGATTACCGGCCCAAGTCAGCAGCTGAACATAAGATTAAAAAAGGTACCGGTGAGTTGGTACTGGAAATGTCAAGAAACCCGGATATATTGCTTGAATTGGGACAAAAGAAGAAAGCAGGACAGATTCTGGTTGGTTTTGCTGCTGAATCCCAGGATTTGCTGGAGAATGCGGCTCAAAAGGTACAAAAAAAGAAATTGGATTTTTTGGTAGCCAATGATATAACTCTGCCGGATGCGGGGTTTGGTACTGAAACCAATATCGCGGCACTGGTTTACCCGGATTGCGAACCCCTTTGTTTGCCTAAGATGGACAAAATTAAGCTGGCTCATCGAATACTTGATGAAGTAGTTGGGATAAGGAAAAGCAGCCCCATTGATTAG
- the gmk gene encoding guanylate kinase: MVLKGLLLVISGPSGAGKGTVCQALLKKKQNMYLSVSATTRQPRSGEIQGVNYWFKTKEEFEHLLVEDQFLEYARVYDNYYGTPRLEVEKALETGKDVILEIDIQGALQVKEKMPNSVLVFIVPPSLTELKTRLVNRGTDSAAEIEKRLKCVAEEIKYISSYGYIVINNTVNEAVGKVEAILIAEKCRPYYYDFAKYL, from the coding sequence ATGGTTCTGAAGGGATTACTGTTGGTTATTTCCGGCCCCTCTGGAGCCGGTAAAGGAACTGTTTGCCAGGCACTTTTAAAGAAAAAACAAAATATGTATTTATCTGTCTCAGCTACCACCAGACAGCCGAGATCCGGTGAAATACAGGGAGTAAATTACTGGTTTAAAACTAAAGAAGAATTTGAACATTTGTTGGTTGAAGATCAATTTTTGGAGTATGCCAGAGTTTACGACAACTACTACGGCACACCGCGTCTGGAAGTAGAGAAAGCTTTGGAAACAGGCAAGGATGTTATTTTAGAGATTGATATTCAAGGCGCTTTGCAGGTAAAAGAAAAAATGCCTAACTCAGTACTGGTTTTTATTGTTCCACCTTCACTGACTGAATTAAAGACCAGATTAGTAAACAGGGGCACAGATTCTGCGGCTGAAATAGAAAAGCGGCTGAAATGTGTAGCTGAGGAAATTAAGTATATATCCAGCTATGGTTATATAGTCATTAATAATACTGTAAATGAAGCAGTCGGTAAAGTTGAAGCCATATTAATCGCTGAAAAGTGCCGACCCTATTATTATGATTTTGCTAAATACCTTTAA
- the rpoZ gene encoding DNA-directed RNA polymerase subunit omega: MNQPSLDVLLDMVDSRYTLVVVSAKRARQLTELFQTNESELPGKPVTTALHELLRGKVRYRRLKAGIK, translated from the coding sequence ATGAATCAGCCGTCACTGGATGTTTTGTTGGATATGGTTGACAGTAGATATACACTGGTGGTGGTATCGGCCAAGCGTGCCCGCCAGCTAACGGAGTTGTTTCAAACAAATGAAAGTGAACTGCCCGGCAAACCTGTTACTACTGCCCTGCACGAATTGCTCAGGGGTAAAGTTAGATACAGGCGCCTTAAAGCAGGAATTAAATAG